The Pseudomonas sp. MH9.2 genomic interval GAACGCGCAGGTCTACGTCACCATCGCCTTTGACCGTGAGCCCCGGAATGCCCACTTTGAGGTCCGGGTTACTGGCGACACCGTTATGAAAGACCAGATTGCCGTTGAGCTGCTGGAACGGGGTGTCCTTGCCGCGCGGTTCGCTGTCGAGGGTTTTGCGGTTGAGCTTGGCAATGCCCTGGCAAAGCTGTTGTTCCAGGTTGGCGTTGACCAGCACGCCGTCGTTGAGCATGAAGCTGGCGGTGCCGTTGAGTCCGTCGATCAGGACTTTTTCGCTGTTGCCTTTGCTGGTCAGGTCGCTGCTCAAGGTCAGCAGGCCTTTGACCGGCGGCGTTTGGTCCTTGCTCTGGATGAAGCGTTCGACCGGCACTTTGGCGATGTGGGTTTGCACGCGCATCAGCGGAATGTCCGGGCGCACGTCAAGGTTGCCTTTGACTTCGAAATTGCCGTTGTAGAGATCGCCACGCAGGCTTTCGAGGGTGATCTGCCCGGCCTGGGCCTGGGTTTTGAGTACGGCATTCTGGATCGGCAGCTTGTTGAGGGTCAGCGTGCCGAAGTTGAGATCAGCCTGGACATCGAGTGTGCGCATGCGCTCCAGCGGCAGTAGCTGGGTGTTGCTCCATGCGCCTTGCGTCGGCGCGTTCGGCAGCGGGGTTGTGCCGCCACTCGCTGCAAAGGCCTGGCTTTGGGTGCTCTCAACTTCGGATTTACGTGCTGCGCCAGCGCTTTTGGCGGCTTCGGACTTGCCCGGGCGATAGCGATCAGCGTCGAAGGTGTCACCCTTGAGCTGGACGCGTAGCGCCTGTTTGGCGAAGTCGTCGACGGCAAGGCGTCCGGTGAAGGTGCTGTCGTCGACCTTCAGGTTGAGGTCTTCGAAGGCCACGCTGGTCGGGTTACCGGTGAGGCGGCTGACCATTTCGAACTTGTTCAGGCTGCCTGCGGCCATCTCGGGTACCGGTTGACCGATACCTTCGAGGAAATCGTGCAGGTTGAACTGCGCGATGGACAGGCCGCCACTGAGCTGTGGTGTCTTGTCCAGGTCGCGAACGTGCAGTTCGCCCAAGGCGCGCAGTTGGTTGGCTGAGAGCTTCAAGCCGTTCCACTCCGCGACGTTGGCTGCCAGGTCCACCAGCAGTTGCCCTTGTGCAGCAAAGGTCAGGGTTTTC includes:
- a CDS encoding AsmA family protein, giving the protein MKAFGKILGLVILGLLLIIVALGFALSHLFDPNDYKDEIRQLARDKAHLELTLNGDIGWSLFPWLGLELHDASVATLTAPTKPFADLQMLGLSVRVLPLLRREVQMSDVRVEGLNLTLNRDENGHGNWEDIGRPAQPATPPPVEPGAAGQTAQGTATTPEKTSQPIKLDIDSLTVNNARIDFNDAKNGRQFSAESIQLSTGAVHEGTNIPVKLTAFFSTNQPVIRAKTELAGQLRFDRVLKRYQFEDMRLSGEASGEPLDGKTLTFAAQGQLLVDLAANVAEWNGLKLSANQLRALGELHVRDLDKTPQLSGGLSIAQFNLHDFLEGIGQPVPEMAAGSLNKFEMVSRLTGNPTSVAFEDLNLKVDDSTFTGRLAVDDFAKQALRVQLKGDTFDADRYRPGKSEAAKSAGAARKSEVESTQSQAFAASGGTTPLPNAPTQGAWSNTQLLPLERMRTLDVQADLNFGTLTLNKLPIQNAVLKTQAQAGQITLESLRGDLYNGNFEVKGNLDVRPDIPLMRVQTHIAKVPVERFIQSKDQTPPVKGLLTLSSDLTSKGNSEKVLIDGLNGTASFMLNDGVLVNANLEQQLCQGIAKLNRKTLDSEPRGKDTPFQQLNGNLVFHNGVASNPDLKVGIPGLTVKGDGDVDLRVLGMDYRIAIIIEGDKSDMPDPACQVNERYAGIEWPVRCRGPLELGAKACRLDNEKLGQVAAKLAGDKLQQKIEDKLGDKVSPQLKDALKGLFNR